In Erigeron canadensis isolate Cc75 chromosome 7, C_canadensis_v1, whole genome shotgun sequence, one DNA window encodes the following:
- the LOC122607958 gene encoding V-type proton ATPase 16 kDa proteolipid subunit-like — translation MSSSTFSGDETAPFFGFLGAAAALVFSCMGAAYGTAKSGVGVASMGVMRPELVMKSIVPVVMAGVLGIYGLIIAVIISTGINPKAKSYYLFDGYAHLSSGLACGLAGLSAGMAIGIVGDAGVRANAQQPKLFVGMILILIFAEALALYGLIVGIILSSRAGQSRAD, via the exons atgtcatcatCAACTTTCTCAGGCGATGAAACTGCTCCGTTTTTCGGTTTCCTTGGTGCCGCTGCTGCCCTCGTTTTCTCCT GTATGGGAGCCGCTTATGGGACTGCGAAGAGTGGTGTTGGAGTGGCTTCGATGGGAGTGATGAGGCCTGAGTTGGTGATGAAGTCGATTGTGCCGGTGGTTATGGCTGGAGTGTTGGGTATATACGGCTTGATTATTGCTGTGATTATTAGTACTGGGATTAACCCGAAAGCTAAGTCTTACTATCTGTTTGATGGCTATGCTCATCTTTCATCTGGTTTGGCTTGTGGACTTGCTGGTCTTTCTGCTGGTATGGCTATTGGAATTGTGGGGGATGCCGGTGTCAG GGCTAACGCACAACAACCGAAACTTTTTGTTGGGATGATCCTTATTCTCATCTTTGCTGAAGCTCTGGCCCTCTACGGTCTTATTGTTGGCATCATCCTTTCTTCTCGAGCTGGTCAATCTAGAGCCGACTAG